Proteins encoded in a region of the Halioglobus maricola genome:
- the cls gene encoding cardiolipin synthase encodes MDASWVTTTIAIAVALFYLAAIAAAVEAILQARTPQGAIAWAISLLSFSVIALPLYLILGRNRFAGYLEKRDHMERESQALIHRTNSNIQEFVVPIGNDSPMYTSLFNLARMPATRGNQVDLLIDGEATFDDIRRGLEAAQNYILFQFYIMRDDNLGRELGRILADKARAGVAVYVIYDEIGSRKFQRSRLCKQLHMSGVNVAPFNTTQGRRNRFQLNFRNHRKVVVVDGREAWVGGHNVGDEYLGRDKKIGHWRDTHVRFQGPSVIGAEQAFATDWLWAKGEDLNISWDLNSEAEGDSTVLVFPSDPASEYEEAGLMFHQTIVAAQQRIWIASPYFVPDRGIISALQLAALRGVDVRILIPDEPDGPMVAMANWSFTRELLAVGVKVYRYQGGFMHQKVLLMDDRLAGVGTANFDNRSFRLNFEITLLVHDVFFAREVEAMLNTDLERCRQVSLEECMDKPAWFTVAMATARLFAPVL; translated from the coding sequence ATGGACGCGAGCTGGGTTACCACCACGATTGCAATCGCCGTAGCACTGTTTTATTTGGCGGCGATTGCGGCAGCCGTGGAAGCAATCCTGCAAGCACGAACACCTCAGGGCGCCATCGCCTGGGCAATTTCCCTCCTTAGCTTTTCCGTTATCGCTCTGCCGCTATACCTCATTCTTGGCCGCAACCGCTTCGCAGGATACCTTGAAAAACGCGACCATATGGAGCGCGAGTCACAAGCACTGATCCACCGCACCAACAGTAATATCCAGGAGTTCGTTGTGCCTATTGGCAACGATTCTCCCATGTACACCAGCTTGTTCAACCTCGCCCGAATGCCCGCCACACGCGGCAACCAGGTTGATCTACTGATTGATGGCGAGGCGACGTTCGACGACATTCGCCGCGGTCTTGAAGCAGCGCAGAACTATATCCTGTTCCAGTTTTACATCATGCGAGACGACAATCTCGGTCGCGAACTCGGCCGCATACTGGCGGACAAGGCCCGCGCTGGTGTAGCGGTCTACGTGATATACGACGAAATAGGCAGCCGCAAGTTTCAGCGCTCCAGGCTCTGCAAACAGCTGCACATGAGCGGGGTGAACGTTGCGCCATTCAATACAACACAGGGTCGCCGCAACCGCTTCCAGCTCAACTTTCGCAACCATCGCAAAGTCGTAGTGGTGGACGGCCGCGAGGCCTGGGTGGGTGGCCACAATGTCGGTGACGAATACCTGGGGCGCGACAAAAAAATCGGACATTGGCGCGACACTCACGTGCGTTTTCAGGGGCCGTCTGTGATCGGTGCAGAGCAGGCGTTCGCGACCGACTGGCTTTGGGCCAAAGGCGAAGACTTGAACATCAGCTGGGACCTCAACAGCGAAGCTGAAGGCGACAGTACCGTTCTCGTGTTCCCCTCTGATCCAGCCAGCGAGTACGAAGAAGCCGGGCTGATGTTTCACCAGACGATTGTCGCTGCCCAGCAACGCATCTGGATCGCCAGCCCCTACTTCGTACCAGACCGGGGGATTATTTCGGCACTGCAGCTGGCAGCCCTGCGCGGTGTCGACGTTAGGATCCTGATCCCCGACGAACCTGATGGCCCGATGGTTGCGATGGCCAACTGGTCATTTACTCGCGAGTTGCTAGCCGTCGGGGTAAAGGTTTACCGCTATCAGGGCGGGTTTATGCACCAGAAAGTGCTACTGATGGATGATCGCCTCGCGGGCGTGGGCACGGCAAACTTCGACAACCGCTCTTTCCGGCTGAACTTCGAAATCACCCTGTTGGTGCACGATGTATTTTTCGCCCGGGAAGTAGAAGCAATGCTGAACACCGACCTGGAGCGTTGCCGCCAGGTCAGCCTGGAAGAGTGTATGGACAAGCCCGCCTGGTTCACAGTAGCAATGGCTACAGCAAGGCTATTTGCCCCTGTGCTGTAA
- a CDS encoding tyrosine-protein phosphatase has translation MKKKFLWGAFAVLLVAFAIIQFAPSPAVIVPSQLPPEQRAAHRVLNFEGIHNFRDLGGYRSEDGRTVRWGKLYRSANFHETSRADQQVLAELGLAKIIDFRSAPEKEEEPNQFSDLPPFAIVEIPTMDGGDNNVGDEIMQRIESGDMADFDPNAFMIDANRQFAYTFTPQFSQFIGEVIDSGDSAVAWHCSAGKDRTGYAAAILLRLLGVPMQTVMEDYMLSKQYALEARRGTLRLLRIAKGDETADKVATLLGVETEWLEAAFDEIDERWGSFENYTSEGLGLTDKDIQALRNSLLE, from the coding sequence TTGAAGAAAAAGTTCTTATGGGGCGCATTCGCTGTGCTGCTGGTGGCCTTCGCGATAATCCAGTTCGCGCCCTCTCCAGCGGTGATCGTGCCATCCCAATTGCCGCCTGAGCAACGCGCCGCACATCGGGTTTTGAATTTCGAGGGCATTCACAACTTCCGCGACCTCGGCGGATATCGCAGCGAGGACGGTCGCACAGTGCGCTGGGGCAAACTCTATCGATCAGCCAATTTTCACGAGACGAGCCGCGCAGACCAACAGGTTCTGGCCGAACTCGGTCTGGCCAAGATCATTGACTTTCGCTCGGCTCCTGAGAAAGAAGAAGAACCCAATCAATTCTCCGATTTACCACCCTTCGCCATTGTCGAGATCCCGACCATGGACGGCGGCGACAATAATGTCGGTGATGAAATCATGCAGCGCATTGAAAGTGGAGACATGGCCGACTTCGATCCCAACGCTTTCATGATCGACGCCAACCGCCAATTCGCCTACACATTTACGCCTCAATTCAGCCAGTTTATTGGCGAAGTCATCGATAGCGGCGATAGTGCGGTGGCCTGGCACTGCAGCGCCGGCAAGGACCGCACTGGCTATGCCGCTGCAATTCTGCTGCGCCTACTGGGAGTGCCAATGCAAACGGTGATGGAAGACTATATGCTGAGCAAGCAATACGCACTCGAAGCACGGCGCGGCACACTGAGGCTGTTACGAATCGCCAAAGGTGACGAAACTGCAGACAAGGTGGCCACTCTGCTCGGCGTCGAAACCGAATGGCTTGAGGCGGCGTTCGATGAAATAGACGAACGCTGGGGTAGCTTTGAAAACTATACATCCGAGGGGCTTGGTCTGACGGATAAAGACATCCAGGCTCTCCGGAACAGCCTGCTGGAGTAG